Genomic DNA from Alkalihalobacterium alkalinitrilicum:
AAACTTCCAAAAAGAATTGTTCCTAAAAAAGAACTATTCATTCACCAATATCACCTTCAATTTTTTTGAGTTAATAATTATAGAAGTTAAACTCACTAACTCTAAGCTCGTTACATAAAGTAGTAAGTCTAATGAAAGAAGTGATACGATGTTACCAGAGCAATTACAACAAAAAGCAGACCAATATATAGATGGATATGAACAATTAAAAAAAGAGTTAAAGTGGAGAGTTTCAGATCGTATTCTGATGATGGTCACCTCTATTTATGTTGTTAATAATAAAACTTTGAATATTCCACATTTCATTGAATTAAGTGAATACATCAAAAATCAGGTAGGTATGCTTTCTACGCTGAAATCTTATCAACGCTTTACCATTGCTGCCCTGCTTAGTGTTCGTTTTGAAAACCCAAAAGAAAAGTTCCATGACTTTATCGAGCTATACGAAAATTTAGTTCGTGGTGGCTTCAATAGAGGAGCCTTTTCATATATTGCAGCTATGGTATTGTTAACAAATGATCCTGATGAAAGTGACCACAAAGATAGTATTGAACGGGCATTAACCATTTATAAAGGCATGAAAGCTCAACATTATTTTCTTACTTCAACAGTTGACTATCCTTTAGCTGTTTTACTAGCCAAAGTTGACACTGATATTCCAAAACTCTTGGAGCTAACAGCAACTTATTATGACCGACTTTCAAAAAATGGATTTAAAAAAGGAAATGACCTACAGTTTCTTAGCCATATTCTTTCACTCCAGCACGAAACTGACCCAAACATCCTAAGCAATCGTGCAGTAAGCCTTTTCGAATTATTAAAACAAAATCGAAAAAATTTAAAGTCGATGCATTACCCTGAAGTTGGATTACTTGGATTACTTGAAGACGGTAAACATCACATCGATTTAATACTCCAATTAGAAAATAAACTAAATAAAGAAAAGTCACTAAAATTGTACAAAGATATGAATTTTATCATAGCAGTCAACTTTTTAATGACAGATAAAATGAAGGAATCAATGATATTAGAAACAGGCATATTCACAACATTTGAAGCGCTGATGCAAGCTCAGCAAGCAGCAATGATCGCTGCGGTTTCTACTACTATTACTGGCACTTCAACCTCATCCAGTGGGCAAAGTTAAAACAATTAATGAAAATAAACGAAGGACTAGCAACTAATAGCAATGTGATATCAAAGTGATAGTTGGTTGAAATAAACAAGTTAGTTGAGAGAAGAAAGGCGACTTCCCCATTTAGGATTGTCGCTTTTTTATCATTTCCACCAGATTTTTGCGTATTAAAAATACGGAAGCATGAAACAATAGAAAGGTGATAGAAATCATTAAATTTGAGGGAGATTTATATGAAATTCGTTGACGATCTATATACAATGTATAAGAACCATCTTACTGGTGATGAGGAAGATGCCCTAATTATCATAGATGGCATCCTCCAAGAAATTAGTGAAGCTGGTATTGAAAAGTTAATCCATGAATTATCTGATGATGAGCGTTTTGAAATGTTTGGGATGTATTTATATGAGAAATTTCAATTGAAAATCTCAGAAGAAGGTATTGGTCAAACAACGAATGAAGATGATCAAGGCAAAGGTTATGTTCATTGAGAACTTTTTAATTTGTCTTCTTGTAATCCCTATTCTCTAAATTTCCGTACGTACTCCTGGATAGCATTAAAATCATAACTAGGATAATGTTCAACCCAACCAACATCCATCACTTCTTCCCCATCACCTCCATCAACAATAATTCGAATCGGTGCTTGGAAAGTTGCCAATTGAATATAGTTTTCGTTATCTTTTGGTGAAATGGAAAATGTAATAACATCGCCTTCATTGTATTCTTTGTTGCTTCTCTCGGTTTCTTCTGCACTCTCTACTTGCCAGCTATACGTAAAATAGTCTTGTAATTGTTTTGTAAACGGTAATGCAAGCTCATCAATCATCTTAAATGGTTTCTGGACTTTAAAAGTTAGAATATAGCCATCTGGATTACCAGTTCCTGTTTGTAACTTTAAATATTCAAACGGATCAGTATCCAACTTGGGTAAATCTATTATATACAGTTGCTCGTTGTTTTTTAATACAGTACCATCATAAAGAATTAACTCTCCTTGAGAAAGACCTCTTAAGCTACTTATATCTTCTGGAGGGAAGTACAATTGATCAATAGAAAAATAGCTATCAACAAAAACGGTATTCGATTGAAAATGATAGAAGTGATTCATAAAAAATCCATCTTGT
This window encodes:
- a CDS encoding DUF4003 family protein gives rise to the protein MLPEQLQQKADQYIDGYEQLKKELKWRVSDRILMMVTSIYVVNNKTLNIPHFIELSEYIKNQVGMLSTLKSYQRFTIAALLSVRFENPKEKFHDFIELYENLVRGGFNRGAFSYIAAMVLLTNDPDESDHKDSIERALTIYKGMKAQHYFLTSTVDYPLAVLLAKVDTDIPKLLELTATYYDRLSKNGFKKGNDLQFLSHILSLQHETDPNILSNRAVSLFELLKQNRKNLKSMHYPEVGLLGLLEDGKHHIDLILQLENKLNKEKSLKLYKDMNFIIAVNFLMTDKMKESMILETGIFTTFEALMQAQQAAMIAAVSTTITGTSTSSSGQS
- a CDS encoding DUF6154 family protein — protein: MKFVDDLYTMYKNHLTGDEEDALIIIDGILQEISEAGIEKLIHELSDDERFEMFGMYLYEKFQLKISEEGIGQTTNEDDQGKGYVH